The Gadus macrocephalus chromosome 12, ASM3116895v1 genome segment CATGgtcatataataaataaaaaggaaaattatgcaacacacttttGTCTTTTTGTGTCATTCTTTGGTCATACTTTGGTCAACTTATTGTGTGGAAAAGTACCTTAATGTTCAGTACAACTGTTTAAATTTGACAAAGGTGCCATTACAAAATAATACAGATTATTATTAAACTATAatataactaaccctaaccctaattaactaataaaaacatttatgtaGATAAAACATGGATTGCTTTCTTTTGCACAGAATAACCTTTAGTTATTGTCTGTCTACTACTGTTCTTACTTGCTACAGTGGCAACCCAGTTTCCTCTTCTAGATCAATAAAGTAGCctactatcttatcttatctatctTATCTCTATGTAAAGAATAATATCACTATCGATGGCAGGCTCTGCAATAAAACATAAATTACTGTAATCTCTAGTCTCCGGACCTCTGGAGACACGCTTAACACTTGACAGCTCTGGTCTCAGAGTTGCCAGGTCCGCGGAATAAGGTGTAATTTCAGCAAGCACTAATTAACCTAAATGATTGAAAATAAGAAATATACTTTCAAAATCCTCTTAATTGGGATTTATAATCGTTCAGAAAAGATTAATAAATTCGCTTAAATAATAAAACGTGTTATGTTTTTGCTGATGTAGCTTGTTTACATTGGGATATCTGGCAACCCAGGGTAGGCGTGGAATTAGCTGGCTAGTGGCTGGTGTTAAAATACGTTAAGCTATGGTTTAGTTACTTGTTAACTGGTTATTCATCGTTACATTTATTGTTTTCTCTGCGACTTCACGGCAGTTTACAAGGTCAGCTCACTTAAGCATCAATACAAACTAGAATCCACGGTTCCGACTGTGAAACGCAGTGTAGGATGATTAAGCCCATGTGTTAGCCTCACCGGCTACATGAACGCCAGGTCATCATGAACCTGTCTGTTCCTCTTCTGCTTTAACGGCAGGGAAGTGAACCTGAACCTGGTTTATAATCCACATTTAAGACTATTTTCCTCCTCTGCTTTAACTCTGGGTAGTTAACCTGAACCTGGATTAATCCCCATTAAAGAGTCTGTTCCTCTTCTGCTTTAACGGCAGGGAATTGAACCTGCATTATCAATCATTCACACAGCCTAGTGTTCTGTCTTTAggttatatgtatatatatatattctttattatACTAAAATGGACTTTAGGATGTAATATACTTTATTATACTAACGGTGTCTTTAGGATGTATTCTAACTACACTTTATTACACTTGCACAGTGTATGACTTAATATAACTACTTTATTATACTAATATAGTGTCTTAATGATTTAGTATTTCCTGTACTACATAACACGAACATTTTATCTTAATGATTTATTGTAATTACTATTTTACACTAATAGTGTCTTCATTATTTAATATATCTATACTTTATTTCACTAATATAGTTTCTTTATAATTTTATAACCGTATATTATTAACGTCTATGTTGAGTAGGGTTAGGACAGTTCTAGGACAGCACAGTTACTGCAGAGACTTACTAAGACCATCTTATCAATATCAGATAATCAGTTATGGCCAATTAGACGAATGATGGCAGTCCTACCGTACACGCTCAATAGGTCTGTGGTCCTGTGTAGGCTATGGCGGAACACGCCTCAGAACCCACGCACCCGCCGTCCCAAGGGACGGCTGACAGGTAGGACATCGACGTATGAGATagaaaccattcataaaatCTGAATCAGAAATCTATTTTTTATCCGTACTTTTTATGTGATACATTAATTGACTACTGTTGTGGTCTTCATTTTGAAAAGGATTTTgtgttgtaaaataaatattataaactatatatatactattatgGGCAATATTATCTAGAGGCGAGGCGATGAAAAATTCATTATGACCGTCCTCACGATGATCTCATCCATTGGTGTTGTTTTGTATGGAGGATCTACCTGGACTACAACGCGACCACGCCCCTGGAGCCGGCTGTGATCCACGCCGTGTCAGAGGCCCTGCGGGAGGCCTGGGGGAACCCCAGCAGTTCCTACATCGCAGGTGACCCCGCTACACTAGAATGCTCCCGGATTCTTAAATATGTATTCTGAAACACGCAGCTGTAAGACGTTTTCACAGAGAACACAATAAAGTCTGCTAACGTGACCATCAAACTATTTAGATAATGTTTTctacttttttatttgtatctttCTGTATCTTTGTCCAAGGACTCATCAAATCAAGGTGTCTAAATGTGAATGTTACCAGCATGTCTCCACCATGTGTGTGCTACAGGAGCTAAAGCCAAGGCCCTGATCAGTAAGGCCAGAGAAGACGTGGCCACAATGGTGGGAGGGAGGGCCGAAGACATCATCTTCACCTCTGGTGGAACCGAGGTCAGAATGAATCCTAGGAGTTTAGTTTATCTATAGTTCTTAGTTCATGGATCATATCTGAGAAGTTAAGGGAGTAGTTTAAAATTGTATtctatatatttgtgtgattcAAAGTAATTTCACGCCTAAATCATCACGTTCAAAGTCATCATCTTGTTTCATCTGCAACAGTTCCAGactttaagataagataaggcaATACTTAATTGATCCCAGACTGGGTAATCAGGTGCCACAGCAGCAGGAACAGTACAGTAGTACAATAAAAAGAGAAGTTATATGTAACATGTAATAAAACTACAAAAGAAGATGAAGAAATATGCCTGCACACTTTCCTTCCAGGCCAATAACCTGGTGTTCCACAGCGTCTTGGAGGAGTTCAAGAGAAGCTCCACAGCAGAGAAGCTCCTGAACGGAGGGCCTGGCCGGCCCCACATCATCATCTCCAACGTGGAGCACGACTCTGTCCAGCTGGTGGCGGAGAACCTGCAGATGACCGGACAAGCTGGTGAGAACCACAACGTTCTGGAGCTTCTGAAGGCTGGgcttgtcatggtctgtcggtttccttgtcttgttttggtgtgtttcctgttttactttggtgtctctgtcttgtttctccccatgtccggtcaagttcccctcctgtgtgattactgctccctcccctaatgtgtttcagctgtgactcgttgcgtgccctgtgtgtgtttggtatttaagcccttgtctttcctttattccttgtcggatcattttagttcgTGGTgagtgtcctgtgtgttcccggtgttccctgtgttacccgcgtcacccgtgttccttcccttttgcgttaataaatgatccttttattgaactgtctgctattgggtcctgcctgcctgcctgccacctgCTCACCGTGACAGGGCTAGATGTAAAGGGTTTATTTAGGCTCTTGTGTCAAACGTTCACCACGGCATGTAGGACAAATAGCAAGTCAAAATATAAACACTTTTCATCATAGCTTATCGAGTTACCTTTTACCTGGGACCTCAATGCGTCTGCTGCTTCTTGGTGACAGAGGTGACGTGCGTGGCGGTCTCCACGGTAACGGGgcgggtggaggcggaggaccTACTGGCCGTCGTGAGGCCCAACACCTGCCTGGTCTCCATCATGCTGGCCAACAACGAGACCGGAGTCGTCATGGTAGGACTTCAGGGGCTTCCACCGTTAAAGCTGGGGTAGGCTTCGGGAGTATTTTGAAAGCACTTTCTCTCTTTGCAGCCAATCAGGGAGCTCTGCCAGAGGGTGAAAGCTGTCAACAAGCAGGGGCGACATCCCAGAATACTCTTTCACACCGATGCCGCCCAAGCTTTGGGGAAGATCCAGGTGGATGTGGCTGACCTGGGGGTGGATTACCTCACCATAGTGGGGCACAAGGTGAGGATTAAGTGCCCTCCATgattaaagaaaaaagaaaactacAACAATCTTCCATGATGACCAAAAAACTACAAACAAACCTCCATGATTACCGAAAAACAACAAAGTCCTCCATAAGAACCAAAAAACTACAAACAAAGAAGTTTACAAAGAAGAATACAACATGAGGACATGATTACTGAAAGAACGTTGCTGCTATCTGAAAGTTAACCATTTAAAGGGTGAATTCATCGTAGGAAGCACTGAGTATTAATAAAGGACTATCTATTAGTCCTATGTCTTCACTGAGGACCACTGAGGACGGGCCTTTACCTTCCAGCTGGCAGGAAGCCCTCAGCTGTGTTCTGGTGTGTCTATAAAGGACTctgaggcccaatcccatttctaccccttacccctccccccttccccttaccccttcaagggggaggggtaaggggaaggggtaaggggtagaaatggggttGGGCCTaaatccttcctccctctcgtaGTTCTACGCCCCGCGTATCGGAGCGCTGTACGTCTGCGGCCCGGGAGGCAGGACCCCTCTGTACCCCATGTTCTACGGCGGTGGGCAGGAGAGGAACTTCAGACCGGGGTGAGGTTCTAGTCCGTCTCAGGGGGCGTCCACCGCGGACCCCAGGGGGGCCGATACTCACCTGTCCTTCTGCTCCACAGGACGGAGAACACGCCCATGATCGCAGGTCTGGGGAAGGTGAGAGCAGTcgtgtgtttcattgtgtgaAGACCTTGTCCCTATCATGGACCTCACAGCCATAATCAAACCTGAAATACTATCTGTCGGTTGCTAGGCTGCAGAGTTGGTGACAGCCAATCTCCATGACTACGAGAACCACATGAGGGCGACCAGGCTTTACCTGGAACAACGACTCAAAGTAAGCTCACTAGgtgactaactaactaactcaccactctccattcctctcccttGGTATCCCCCTGTATCCATCCTCTTTCAGCGGGGTGGTTGTGAtgttgcgtgcgtgtctgtcctGCAGGAGGTCTTCGGGGTGGAGAAGGTCCGCTTCAACAGCCACTTCCCTGGCTCCGACAGCCTCCCCAACACCTGTAACGTCTCCCTCCTGGGCCCCCATCTACGAGGTGAAGGACCCCTACCTCCTCCcaacaaaccctaaccctaacccactatgTTTGTACTGCACCATGTGGTTCACAGGTGAAAGGTTCTCTGAGCTGATAGTGAGCCTCAGGTCCTGACAGGTGAAAGGTTCTCTGAGCTGGTAGTGAGCCTCAGGTCCTGACAGGTGAAAGGTTCTCTGAGCTGATAGTGAGCCTCAGGTCCTGACAGGTGAAAGGTTCTCTGAGGTGATAGTGAGCCTCAGGTCCTGACAGGTGAAAGGTTCTCTGAGCTGATAGTGAGCCTCAGGTCCTGACAGGTGAAAGGTTCTCTGAGCTGGTAGTGAGCCTCAGGTCCTGACAGGTGAAAGGTTCTCTGAGCTGATAGTGAGCCTCAGGTCCTGACAGGTGAAAGGTTCTCTGAGCTGGTAGTGAGCCTCAGGTCCTGACAGGTGAAAGGTTCTCTGAGCTGATAGTGAGCCCCAGGTcctaacaggtgtgtgtgtgtgtgtgcaggtcgtAAGGTGCTGTCCTGCTGTAAGACGCTGCTGGCCAGCGTAGGAGCGGCCTGCCAC includes the following:
- the scly gene encoding selenocysteine lyase, with the translated sequence MAEHASEPTHPPSQGTADRIYLDYNATTPLEPAVIHAVSEALREAWGNPSSSYIAGAKAKALISKAREDVATMVGGRAEDIIFTSGGTEANNLVFHSVLEEFKRSSTAEKLLNGGPGRPHIIISNVEHDSVQLVAENLQMTGQAEVTCVAVSTVTGRVEAEDLLAVVRPNTCLVSIMLANNETGVVMPIRELCQRVKAVNKQGRHPRILFHTDAAQALGKIQVDVADLGVDYLTIVGHKFYAPRIGALYVCGPGGRTPLYPMFYGGGQERNFRPGTENTPMIAGLGKAAELVTANLHDYENHMRATRLYLEQRLKEVFGVEKVRFNSHFPGSDSLPNTCNVSLLGPHLRGRKVLSCCKTLLASVGAACHSDLGDRPSHILLSCGVSPEVAANALRLSVGRSTSRADVDAVVEDLRNTVRLLEG